The Perca fluviatilis chromosome 2, GENO_Pfluv_1.0, whole genome shotgun sequence genome includes a region encoding these proteins:
- the LOC120550095 gene encoding uncharacterized protein LOC120550095: MTGRKNLMRVLLLASLLLPGVRCVKDAVFVYSRLGGVALLPCVNQLSSDCSGISWTFYKGGRYTEEVSGGQVSAGSDKASRMSIEPNCSISLRGLIVEDAGSYHCLQHGKNIADVYLSLLTITSVSTFTDLQPGGNLTLSCILFTYYDVGSCKSYSSGFNLSWVAEDGTTLPKDTRSEQIILTRCNITLVIKLRRDDNNRKWRCQVNTGENRAAEFLYFTSTFLFQDPPTAQNLIPSSPTIDCPVELPISRIVLCVALPVMVLIVGFFTWRGDRKRAKTYAACIELQEIN; encoded by the exons ATGACGGGCAGAAAAAACCTGATGAGAGTTCTGCTGCTCGCCAGTCTGCTTCTCCCAG GTGTGCGGTGCGTAAAGGACGCAGTGTTTGTGTACAGCAGACTGGGAGGCGTTGCTCTGCTGCCGTGTGTCAACCAGCTTTCCTCAGACTGCTCTGGGATCAGCTGGACCTTCTACAAGGGCGGCCGCTACACCGAGGAGGTCAGCGGGGGGCAGGTGAGCGCGGGCTCGGACAAGGCCAGCCGCATGTCCATCGAACCCAACTGCTCGATCAGCCTCCGCGGCCTCATCGTGGAAGACGCCGGCTCCTACCACTGCCTGCAGCACGGAAAAAACATCGCTGACGTTTACCTGTCTCTCCTCACCATCACCTCCGTCTCCACCTTCACCGACCTGCAGCCTGGAGGAAACCTCACCCTGAGCTGCATCCTCTTCACCTACTATGACGTTGGGAGCTGCAAGTCATACTCCAGCGGGTTCAACCTCAGCTGGGTGGCTGAGGACGGTACCACGCTGCCCAAAGACACCAG GTCCGAGCAGATTATCCTCACTCGCTGCAACATCACGCTGGTCATTAAACTCCGGAGGGAcgacaacaacaggaagtggAGGTGTCAGGTGAACACCGGAGAAAACCGCGCGGCTGAGTTTCTGTACTTCACTTCCACCTTTTTGTTCCAAGATCCTCCCACCGCCCAGAATCTGATTCCTTCTTCACCCACCATAGACTGTCCCGTCGAGCTGCCCATCAGCCGCATCGTGCTCTGTGTGGCTCTGCCCGTCATGGTGCTCATAGTGGGATTCTTCACCTGGAGAGGAGACCGCAAGAGGGCAAAAACGTATGCAGCTTGCATCGAGCTGCAGGAAATTAACTGA
- the LOC120550461 gene encoding alpha-2-macroglobulin-like: MDAMTGLWGSNSTPNWLSFMGRPGIQMWTWKLCVFLSWMCVGQAAAGPQYMVAIPAILESGAETRFCASLLEPSETLEMSVTLMSEEANTTLLEKTSSVEFHTCIDFKVPLVQDEVVQNFEVEVRGDTFYSKEVRKVKIKVYRPMTFIQTDKPIYLPGQTVHFRVITLDTKLRPVNQLYNVIEIEDSNSNRIGQWLNETSSNRKILQLSYALNSEAREGAYQVTVSTGSDKMQHSFKVEKYVLPKFDLQINAPDEVSINQEEVKAEVCATYTYGQPVPGSVDLKVCQPFDPYVIPHAFTPEHPEGISVIPMPCYEETKQTDKRGCATFSFTMSTFTRVAQEALQDELQLSANMEEEGTGISRSQEKTTVISYVVGKLSFTDTPQTYNKGSNVEGEVKAVYYNNTPIPDMPVFLFEGERWSSRWLQNLTTDGDGVAAFSLSTAAFKGDVHLQVSDTPTLGYSPYRTPYYESNDHTVSLATPSSPDTKTVSSLDVKEKDEPLSCDEEEDLSIQYTIVGEAQGFMDVIYLVLSRGAIVLQGVERVEIKDKLVNEGEVSFKLTVSPDMAPDVQVVAYAVLPSETVIANSADFSTEQCFSQKVSLEFSPSSAVPGEETIMRVTTQPESLCGVSAVDQSVLIKEPGKTLDADKIFQLLPVTKMSYIPYDVEDSVECLPGRPRRSILPYPRGDGTADAYTVFQNVGMKMATNLVIREPSCLEYKGKEYYQGYGGYGGYSGYAVMEEMAAPFPVGLEVALYGPFPDQPPVETVRTFFPETWIWDLVEVGGFGTKNVSLTVPDTITTWETEAFCLSPQGFGLAPRKNLTVFQPFFLELSLPYSIIRGEHFKLKATTFNYLTSCIMVTVTPAPSLDYTLTPLSGDQYTSCLCGSERKTLSWTMAPSSLGVVNVSVSAEAVTSHISCDNEVVSVPERGRIDVVTRPLIVKAEGTEVTNTYNWLLCPKGRALTEEVDIELPENIAGSARASVSVLGDILGRALENLDGLLQMPYGCGEQNMALLAPDIYILEYLRDTQQLTPAIRNKATNFLTSGYQRQLNYKDNYGAYSTFGAGPGNTWLTAFVLRSFAKAQTFIYIDPANIEASVTWLKSKQQQNGCFEQSGKLFHTIMKGGVSDEVTLSAYITAAFLEMNMYIDDPAVHGPVKASLSCLKESISDLSNTYTTALLAYVFTLAGDMETRAHLLGHLDAVGLREGGFLHWSQTATETSASLSVETSSYVLLAKLSASPTAEDLGYASRIVRWLTSQQNYYGGFSSTQDTVVALQALALYSTLVFSPEGSSTVTVRSPGGQLVFDVNRNNKLLYQEKQLRDVTGKYSLEVKGTACAAIQISLVYNIPTPAAVTTLGVLVKPEADCTSKIPKLSLKLTSLYSGKESSTNMVILDIKMLSGFVPDPESLNMLKGALLVDRVEQKEDHVLVYIRELQKDRRINHSLTLVQEYQVQNLKPAVVKIYDYYQPSDQSDTAYIDPCVAA, from the exons ATGGACGCAATGACGGGATTGTGGGGGTCAAACTCCACCCCGAATTGGCTCTCAT TCATGGGTCGTCCTGGGATTCAGATGTGGACATGGAAGCTGTGTGTCTTCTTGAGCTGGATGTGCGTGGGCCAGGCGGCGGCAGGACC GCAGTACATGGTAGCCATTCCTGCAATTCTTGAATCTGGCGCTGAGACCAGATTCTGTGCCAGTCTCCTGGAGCCCAGCGAGACTCTGGAAATGAGCGTCACTCTGATGTCTGAAGAGGCGAATACAACCCTTCTGGAGAAGACCTCCAGTGTAGAATTTCATACCTGCATTGACTTTAAG GTTCCTTTAGTGCAGGATGAAGTGGTGCAGAACTTTGAGGTGGAGGTACGAGGCGACACGTTCTACTCTAAAGAAGTCCGAAAAGTTAAGATCAAAGTCTATCGACCAATGACCTTCATCCAAACGGATAAACCAATCTACCTCCCAGGACAAACGG TGCATTTCAGAGTCATCACACTGGATACCAAGTTAAGACCTGTCAATCAGCTG TACAATGTAATCGAAATTGAG GATTCTAACAGCAACAGGATTGGCCAGTGGCTGAATGAAACCTCCTCCAATAGGAAGATATTGCAGCTTTCTTACGCCTTGAACTCTGAGGCCCGTGAAGGAGCCTACCAAGTTACTGTGTCGACTGGGTCTGATAAAATGCAACACAGCTTCAAGGTGGAAAAATACg TTTTGCCTAAATTTGACCTACAAATAAATGCACCTGATGAAGTAAGCATTAATCAGGAAGAAGTCAAAGCTGAAGTCTGTGCCAC GTATACATACGGACAGCCTGTGCCAGGCAGTGTTGACTTGAAGGTGTGCCAACCTTTTGATCCCTATGTTATACCCCATGCATTCACCCCTGAACATCCAGAGGGAATCTCTGTAATCCCGATGCCTTGCTACGAGGAGACAAAGCAG ACGGACAAGAGAGGCTGTGCCACTTTCAGCTTCACAATGTCAACTTTCACGAGAGTTGCGCAGGAGGCGCTGCAAGATGAACTGCAACTCAGTGCAAATATGGAAGAGGAGGGGACAG GTATTTCACGCTCCCAAGAGAAGACTACAGTGATTTCTTATGTTGTTGGAAAGCTGTCTTTCACCGACACTCCCCAGACTTATAACAAAGGATCAAATGTGGAAGGAGAA GTTAAAGCGGTTTATTACAATAATACACCCATTCCTGACATGCCGGTGTTCCTGTTTGAGGGTGAAAGGTGGTCATCGCGTTGGTTACAGAATCTCACAACCGATGGTGATGGTGTCGCCGCTTTCTCATTGAGCACAGCTGCCTTTAAAGGAGACGTCCACTTACAA GTTAGCGACACGCCGACACTGGGCTACAGTCCTTACAGAACGCCATACTATGAGTCTAACGATCACACGGTGTCTTTGGCCACGCCTTCTTCTCCTGATACGAAGACGGTCAGCTCCCTGGATGTGAAGGAGAAGGATGAACCACTCTCCTGTGACGAAGAAGAAGACCTCTCCATCCAGTACACCATCGTTGGAGAGGCCCAGGGCTTTATGGATGTGATTTATCTG GTCTTATCGAGAGGAGCCATTGTTTTACAAGGAGTTGAACGGGTGGAAATCAAAGATAAATTGG TGAATGAGGGCGAGGTGTCCTTTAAGCTGACGGTGTCTCCAGACATGGCGCCAGACGTCCAGGTCGTGGCTTACGCCGTCCTCCCCAGTGAGACGGTGATCGCCAACAGCGCGGACTTCTCTACCGAGCAGTGCTTCAGTCAAAAG GTGTCTCTGGAGTTTTCTCCGTCCTCGGCCGTCCCAGGAGAGGAGACCATCATGCGGGTTACCACCCAGCCAGAATCTCTGTGTGGCGTGAGCGCTGTTGACCAGAGCGTCCTCATCAAGGAGCCAGGGAAGACTCTGGATGCAGACAAG ATATTTCAATTGTTGCCGGTCACAAAAATGTCCTATATTCCATATGACGTTGAAGACAGTGTAGAATGTTTGCCTGGGAGACCGAGAAGATCTATTTTGCCATACCCCAGAGGTGATGGGACAGCTGACGCTTATACAGTCTTCCAG AATGTAGGGATGAAGATGGCAACAAACCTGGTTATCCGAGAGCCTTCATGCCTCGAATACAAAGGAAAAGAATACTACCAGGGCTATGGTGGCTATGGTGGCTATAGTGGCTAT GCCGTAATGGAAGAAATGGCAGCCCCTTTCCCTGTTGGACTTGAAGTGGCTCTTTATGGGCCATTTCCTGATCAACCCCCAGTAGAGACGGTCCGCACTTTCTTCCCTGAGACCTGGATATGGGACCTGGTGGAAGTTGG AGGGTTTGGAACGAAGAATGTGTCCCTCACTGTCCCGGACACCATCACCACCTGGGAGACGGAGGCGTTCTGTCTGTCCCCTCAGGGTTTCGGCTTGGCGCCGCGTAAAAACCTCACGGTCTTCCAGCCCTTCTTCCTGGAGCTCAGCCTGCCCTACTCCATCATCCGGGGGGAGCACTTTAAACTGAAGGCTACCACCTTCAACTACCTGACCAGCTGCATCATg GTCACTGTGACTCCAGCCCCCTCCTTAGATTACACCCTCACCCCCCTCTCTGGTGACCAGTACACATCCTGTCTGTGTGGCAGTGAGCGCAAGACCCTCAGCTGGACCATGGCCCCCTCATCCTTAG GAGTTGTAAATGTGTCGGTGAGTGCTGAGGCCGTGACATCCCATATCTCATGTGACAATGAGGTTGTGAGCGTGCCTGAAAGAGGACGAATTGATGTGGTCACACGACCTCTCATAGTAAAG GCTGAGGGAACTGAGGTGACCAACACCTACAACTGGCTGCTCTGCCCAAAAG GGCGAGCTTTGACGGAGGAAGTGGACATAGAACTCCCTGAGAACATTGCTGGATCTGCCCGTGCTTCAGTATCAGTACTCG GTGACATCCTGGGCCGGGCTCTGGAGAACCTGGATGGGCTGCTGCAGATGCCGTATGGATGTGGCGAGCAGAACATGGCGCTCCTTGCCCCAGACATCTACATCCTGGAGTACCTGAGAGACACCCAGCAGCTGACCCCAGCCATCAGGAACAAGGCTACCAACTTCCTGACCAGTG GCTACCAGAGACAGCTGAACTACAAAGATAACTACGGCGCTTACAGCACCTTTGGAGCAGGACCAGGGAACACTTG GCTGACTGCATTTGTGTTGCGCTCGTTTGCCAAAGCACAGACTTTCATCTACATTGACCCAGCCAACATCGAAGCGTCCGTGACTTGGCTGAaaagtaaacaacaacaaaatggcTGTTTTGAACAGTCGGGAAAGCTCTTCCACACCATAATGAAG GGTGGAGTGTCTGATGAAGTTACTCTCAGTGCCTACATCACTGCTGCCTTCTTGGAGATGAATATGTACATAGAT GATCCTGCGGTTCATGGGCCGGTGAAGGCTAGCTTGTCTTGCCTCAAGGAGTCCATCAGTGACCTCAGCAACACCTACACCACAGCTCTGCTGGCGTACGTCTTCACCCTGGCAGGAGACATGGAGACCCGTGCTCACCTACTGGGTCACCTAGATGCTGTTGGGTTACGAGAAG gaGGTTTCCTCCACTGGTCTCAGACAGCAACAGAAACgtcagcctctctgtctgtggAGACCAGCTCCTATGTGCTGCTGGCTAAACTCAGTGCCTCCCCGACTGCTGAAGACCTGGGCTACGCCAGCCGCATCGTTAGATGGCTGACGAGCCAGCAGAACTATTACGGAGGATTCTCCTCCACACAG GACACCGTGGTGGCTCTTCAGGCTCTGGCTCTCTACTCCACTCTGGTGTTTAGTCCAGAGGGTTCAAGCACCGTGACGGTCCGGTCTCCCGGGGGCCAGCTGGTGTTTGACGTGAATCGGAACAACAAACTGCTCTACCAGGAGAAGCAGCTGCGGGACGTGACGGGAAAGTACAGCCTGGAGGTGAAGGGCACTGCATGTGCTGCCATACAG ATTTCCCTTGTTTATAACATCCCAACTCCTGCTGCTGTTACCACCCTCGGTGTTCTGGTCAAACCAGAGGCCGACTGCACCAGCAAAATACCCAAACTCAGTCTGAAGCTAACATCCCT ATATAGTGGAAAGGAGTCCAGTACAAACATGGTTATCCTGGATATCAAAATGCTCTCCGGATTTGTCCCAGACCCAGAGTCTTTGAACATG CTCAAAGGTGCCCTGCTGGTGGATCGTGTTGAACAAAAGGAGGATCATGTTCTGGTGTACATACGGGAG TTACAGAAGGACCGAAGAATCAACCACAGCCTGACGCTCGTACAGGAGTACCAAGTGCAGAACCTGAAGCCAGCCGTGGTCAAGATCTACGACTACTACCAGCCAA GTGACCAGTCTGATACAGCATACATCGACCCTTGTGTTGCAG CTTGA